A DNA window from Halogeometricum borinquense DSM 11551 contains the following coding sequences:
- a CDS encoding hydrolase has translation MAQTDTDDKPSPFFNEDDTALLLIDHQTGLLQGVENQDTVSLRNNVLALAEVAKLYDLPVVLTTSRAEGPNGPLLPKLNEMFPEVEVIDRSLVNAWDDPAFVEAVEETGRSNLIMAGILTEVCVAFPAISAAQEGYNVQAVLDASGSLNDRAEQAAMSRMEQAGVDLTSWFTVSSEMLKDWTKDVAPEQAAHFSERTGFYELVLESFNASSAE, from the coding sequence ATGGCACAAACCGATACCGACGACAAACCGAGTCCGTTCTTTAACGAAGACGACACCGCACTGCTCCTGATCGACCACCAGACTGGGCTGTTGCAGGGTGTCGAGAACCAAGATACGGTCTCGCTCCGTAACAACGTCCTCGCACTTGCCGAGGTCGCAAAGCTGTACGATCTGCCGGTCGTACTCACCACCAGCCGTGCCGAGGGTCCGAACGGTCCGCTCCTCCCCAAGCTGAACGAAATGTTCCCGGAAGTCGAAGTGATCGACCGCTCGCTCGTCAACGCATGGGATGACCCGGCGTTCGTTGAGGCCGTCGAGGAGACGGGTCGGTCGAATCTGATCATGGCCGGCATCCTCACCGAAGTCTGCGTGGCGTTCCCGGCAATCAGCGCAGCCCAAGAGGGATACAACGTCCAAGCGGTGCTCGACGCGTCAGGGTCGCTCAACGACCGCGCTGAGCAGGCAGCCATGTCCCGGATGGAACAGGCCGGCGTTGACCTGACCTCGTGGTTTACCGTCTCCTCGGAGATGCTGAAAGATTGGACGAAGGATGTCGCTCCCGAACAGGCAGCACACTTCAGTGAACGGACCGGGTTCTACGAACTCGTGTTAGAGAGCTTCAACGCAAGCAGCGCAGAATAA
- a CDS encoding MTH1187 family thiamine-binding protein, with translation MTVIARFEVIPVHDGSLSEDIAQAINALDDFDISYELTATDTVIEADDVDEVFGAVQAAHKAVEGNRVISSVEIDEQRDREQHVEDRIESVASVLGREPKGE, from the coding sequence ATGACAGTAATCGCTAGATTTGAGGTCATTCCAGTCCACGACGGGAGTTTGTCAGAAGACATCGCACAGGCAATCAACGCGCTCGATGACTTCGACATCTCGTACGAACTGACTGCAACGGATACCGTCATCGAAGCCGACGACGTTGATGAGGTGTTCGGTGCCGTCCAAGCGGCGCATAAGGCAGTTGAGGGGAATCGCGTCATCTCCTCCGTGGAGATCGACGAACAGCGCGACCGCGAACAGCACGTAGAGGACCGTATCGAATCCGTTGCAAGCGTTCTCGGACGGGAGCCGAAGGGAGAATAA
- a CDS encoding CoA-binding protein, which translates to MPIEDADELRRVLGYDRVAVVGASTSYEKAAHIVPAYLGRHGYELRPVNPTADEIFGKRAYDSLADVSETIDIVEIFRPSEEVPGIVEQALAREDVKVIWMQPGIQHDEAARKAEAVGVDVVQDRCMKVEHGQLIRNPMD; encoded by the coding sequence ATGCCAATAGAAGACGCCGACGAACTCCGTCGGGTTCTCGGATACGACCGCGTTGCAGTCGTCGGCGCATCGACATCCTACGAGAAAGCAGCCCACATCGTGCCGGCGTATCTCGGGCGTCACGGGTACGAACTACGGCCGGTCAATCCGACCGCAGACGAGATTTTCGGGAAACGAGCGTACGACTCTCTCGCTGACGTGTCGGAGACCATCGATATCGTCGAAATCTTCCGGCCGAGCGAGGAAGTTCCGGGGATTGTCGAGCAAGCGCTCGCTCGTGAGGACGTGAAGGTGATCTGGATGCAGCCCGGCATTCAGCACGACGAGGCGGCACGAAAAGCGGAAGCCGTCGGTGTCGATGTCGTTCAAGACCGGTGTATGAAGGTCGAACACGGCCAGCTAATTCGCAATCCGATGGACTGA
- a CDS encoding universal stress protein, which translates to MYDNILVPTDGSRGAESAIARALDLARTANATTHVLYAIDESLEPSQLDAAARDELRSQSEKRGRGATVQLDEQAADLGIETVRAVNEGIPYREILDYIDENDIDLVVMGTHGRTGAERSRFGSTTERVITHADVPVMAVHLTEDEDLPEHGYGMYDHVVIPIDGSGAAERAAAHGLSIAERYGADVHVIYVIDTTTYGFVDAPGSIVGLLKQGGQNAIEDIAADARERRLPVTTDILRGVPHEEILAYATGVNADVITMGTRGQTADMDGFLGSTTTRVVRQSEIPVLTTN; encoded by the coding sequence ATGTACGACAACATCCTCGTCCCGACGGATGGTAGTCGCGGGGCCGAAAGCGCAATTGCTCGTGCACTTGACCTCGCTCGAACTGCTAACGCGACTACCCACGTCCTTTACGCCATCGACGAGAGCCTCGAACCGAGTCAACTGGATGCCGCAGCGCGCGACGAACTGCGAAGCCAGTCGGAAAAACGCGGACGAGGGGCAACCGTACAGCTTGACGAGCAGGCCGCAGACCTCGGAATCGAAACCGTTCGGGCCGTCAATGAGGGAATCCCGTACCGAGAGATACTCGACTACATTGACGAGAACGACATCGACTTGGTCGTGATGGGGACGCACGGCCGAACGGGGGCTGAACGGTCTCGGTTCGGAAGCACCACTGAACGGGTGATTACGCACGCCGACGTACCAGTGATGGCAGTCCACCTTACTGAAGACGAAGACCTCCCTGAACACGGGTACGGGATGTACGACCACGTCGTGATTCCTATCGACGGTAGTGGTGCCGCCGAACGTGCCGCTGCTCATGGCCTCAGCATCGCCGAGCGCTATGGAGCCGATGTCCACGTGATATACGTCATCGACACGACGACCTACGGGTTCGTAGACGCTCCGGGCAGTATCGTCGGCCTCCTCAAGCAGGGCGGCCAGAACGCAATCGAGGATATCGCGGCCGACGCACGCGAACGGCGCCTTCCGGTGACAACCGATATCCTTCGTGGCGTCCCTCACGAGGAGATTCTCGCGTACGCCACTGGAGTCAACGCTGACGTGATCACGATGGGGACTCGCGGTCAGACTGCCGACATGGACGGTTTCTTGGGGAGTACGACTACCCGCGTTGTCAGACAGTCCGAAATCCCCGTTCTCACAACTAACTGA
- a CDS encoding VOC family protein has product MTDDQSATTDPPVTADPPESAFNVTGMDHVSIIGSNIEDTIAFYRDVLGMSLVLKQPNLDAPNVTHLFFDTGDGRMLTFFVEEGRESNTGRLRTPVGGVHHLAFRYDPERLEEIRAGLEEHGHHYNEFDRGIFHSLYTTDHNGLVIELATDKFEIPDERRGEALALAQQKRLQAGAEYAKAEHLEAALEELDLPVKRKALPDAQSGAGGLN; this is encoded by the coding sequence ATGACCGACGACCAATCCGCAACAACAGATCCGCCCGTGACCGCCGACCCACCGGAGAGCGCATTCAACGTAACCGGGATGGACCACGTTTCCATCATCGGGAGCAACATCGAGGACACGATTGCGTTCTACCGTGACGTCCTCGGAATGTCGCTCGTCCTCAAACAGCCCAATCTCGACGCGCCGAACGTCACTCACCTGTTCTTCGATACAGGTGACGGACGCATGCTCACGTTCTTCGTCGAAGAAGGACGCGAGTCGAACACCGGCCGGTTACGAACACCGGTTGGCGGCGTCCACCACCTCGCGTTCCGGTACGACCCCGAGCGTCTCGAAGAGATTCGTGCCGGACTCGAAGAACACGGACACCACTACAACGAGTTCGACCGAGGAATCTTCCACTCGCTGTACACGACCGATCACAACGGACTCGTCATCGAACTCGCAACGGACAAATTCGAGATTCCCGACGAGCGACGCGGTGAGGCGCTTGCACTCGCACAGCAGAAACGTCTCCAAGCCGGCGCAGAGTATGCCAAGGCAGAACACCTCGAAGCTGCACTCGAAGAACTCGACCTGCCCGTCAAGCGGAAAGCGCTCCCCGATGCGCAGTCCGGTGCAGGAGGACTCAACTAA
- a CDS encoding DUF7511 domain-containing protein, with amino-acid sequence MSERATDNEAGQLPTETNAEDSSPVLAAEIVESQDRPAECTIFPPNVSEFELLSTWITAKEGSFVSLRDMR; translated from the coding sequence ATGAGCGAACGAGCAACGGACAACGAAGCCGGACAACTGCCGACCGAAACGAACGCTGAAGATTCATCGCCGGTGTTAGCTGCAGAAATCGTCGAATCGCAGGATCGGCCCGCCGAATGTACTATCTTCCCCCCAAACGTCTCTGAGTTCGAACTCCTGTCTACCTGGATTACAGCGAAAGAAGGCTCATTCGTCAGCCTGAGAGACATGCGATAA
- a CDS encoding permease produces the protein MSVSETFVEGLRLGGEMFWETWWALVLGFTIAGAVEAFVSEEKMTQVLGGSGLRELGLGSLFGAASSSCSFGAVATTKSLFKKGASPVASLAAFQFASTNLVIELGLVMWILLGWEFVIADYVAGVILIVLLAFIFKYIVPDGWFTVAREYLQNQEGIRDPVCGMEVDPTETDTVTLETSGGTEYFCSAECKRRYQEQQQGTWRERLLTVGGWKAVSRNAIGEWQMLWKDIVAGFLVAGLIGAFVPRAWWTTLFGIGTQGTFGWIFASAVIGVVVGIVTFVCSVGNVPFAVILWNNGIAFGGVMSFIFADLIVPTIDDAYRRYYGLRIAGVLFVSIFATAVVSGVVIHYLWGGLGLIPPQGQVGGTAPRGYTTWLNAGFTLVFAVQAYLMYSPESEGVSAHEHAP, from the coding sequence ATGAGCGTTAGTGAGACCTTCGTTGAGGGGCTTCGCCTCGGCGGCGAGATGTTCTGGGAGACGTGGTGGGCTCTCGTCCTCGGATTTACGATAGCGGGGGCGGTGGAGGCGTTTGTGAGCGAGGAGAAGATGACGCAGGTTCTCGGTGGCAGCGGCCTGCGAGAACTGGGTCTGGGTTCGCTGTTCGGGGCTGCGTCGTCGAGTTGTTCGTTCGGTGCGGTCGCTACGACGAAATCGCTGTTCAAGAAGGGTGCTTCCCCGGTTGCGAGTCTCGCGGCGTTCCAGTTCGCCAGTACGAACCTCGTGATCGAACTCGGACTCGTGATGTGGATTCTGCTCGGCTGGGAGTTCGTAATTGCCGATTACGTTGCTGGCGTCATCCTCATCGTACTCCTCGCATTCATCTTCAAGTACATCGTTCCGGACGGCTGGTTCACTGTCGCTCGTGAGTACTTACAGAATCAGGAGGGTATTCGGGACCCCGTCTGTGGCATGGAAGTGGACCCAACAGAGACGGATACCGTCACGCTGGAGACGAGCGGCGGGACGGAGTACTTCTGTTCTGCGGAGTGTAAGCGGCGGTACCAGGAACAACAGCAAGGCACGTGGCGGGAGCGACTGCTGACTGTCGGCGGTTGGAAAGCAGTTTCACGAAACGCTATCGGGGAGTGGCAGATGCTCTGGAAGGACATCGTCGCGGGATTCCTCGTCGCCGGTCTGATCGGCGCGTTCGTCCCTCGGGCGTGGTGGACGACGCTGTTCGGCATCGGAACCCAGGGAACTTTCGGCTGGATATTCGCAAGCGCGGTAATCGGCGTGGTCGTCGGTATCGTCACGTTCGTCTGTTCCGTTGGGAACGTTCCCTTCGCGGTTATTCTCTGGAATAATGGCATCGCCTTCGGCGGCGTCATGTCGTTCATCTTTGCAGACCTCATCGTTCCGACGATTGACGACGCCTACCGACGATACTACGGATTGCGGATTGCGGGCGTGCTTTTCGTTTCGATCTTCGCTACTGCCGTCGTTTCTGGTGTCGTCATCCACTATTTGTGGGGTGGTCTGGGTTTGATTCCGCCCCAAGGACAGGTCGGAGGGACAGCCCCCCGTGGCTACACGACGTGGTTGAACGCTGGCTTCACGTTGGTGTTTGCGGTCCAAGCGTACCTCATGTACAGTCCCGAATCTGAGGGCGTTTCTGCGCACGAACACGCACCGTGA
- a CDS encoding amino acid permease, translating into MVEHTRTLDFKIAFAIGLGTMIAAGIFSLSGTAVYRIGSSAVIAFVLAAVVAGITAAAYSEFASMYSENGGGYLFCSRTFDGADRLKYAIGASLFLGYTGTTAFYLATMDEWFFRFILPDSLHVLPHGSVGILSALTLGVLNARGTEESGIFQLLVTSAKVGVLFVFIAGALTFAGPGDATGRFVSNFQAEPVGIVSVAALAFITFFGFSAIAASAGEIIEPRKTVPKAIAASIITVTVLYTFVIVAMVNAPVPRSVLAEGETAMGTVAASFLGSWGQLLIVAGAVFSMVSASNASILAASGIGSLMGQQGHGPRRFAYLHPEYRTPFWSITMATATIVGLIFVFITLFSEQGLTGIHALGLEPLTGFATFNLLVPLAVVNGTLIYSRRNHPDLERGFRMPLVPLLPVVGILANLALITNLPPVGVAVGVGFVVVLGIAYIAWGGAPHIEELIEEVVPPHLPTGVPTAVGPVGSTEGTEPDLGDRFTILVSVARPDRAVSYVRLATELARAQDRKPLVKVLNVTHIPDQTPNEMVRDTAEKRAGDIKELLAEADIGVEYSVEGHICRDIAFDIVQTARNGQVDRILMGYPEESQSIAETVEYSAPCGVFFTSNVDAIGELTTINIGAGGGPHHLALLPLVNKLGQHGDEIHVISIDPLSGGLKEPVDETMAALSAVESVHVHNLTADTVAEGLVSAAVGNGGLLIIGATRDRRLRRWVFGSTPDRVIDLAREANVPVIIYASSSGVTRHIEDYLYPIYRYLHRHLAERRPFRRFIRTPEKTS; encoded by the coding sequence ATGGTTGAACATACCCGGACTCTCGATTTTAAAATCGCTTTCGCCATTGGACTCGGGACGATGATCGCGGCCGGCATCTTTTCACTTTCCGGGACTGCTGTCTACCGTATCGGCTCAAGTGCGGTTATCGCGTTTGTTCTCGCCGCTGTCGTCGCCGGAATAACTGCCGCCGCTTATTCCGAATTTGCTTCGATGTACTCCGAAAACGGGGGTGGGTATCTCTTTTGTTCTCGAACGTTCGACGGTGCCGACCGACTGAAGTACGCTATCGGCGCATCGCTCTTTCTCGGCTACACCGGCACGACAGCCTTCTACCTCGCAACAATGGACGAGTGGTTCTTCCGGTTCATTCTCCCCGACTCACTCCACGTGCTCCCTCACGGATCTGTGGGCATCCTCTCTGCCCTCACGCTTGGTGTGCTCAACGCCCGCGGAACGGAGGAATCGGGGATATTTCAACTGCTAGTCACGAGTGCGAAAGTCGGTGTCCTGTTCGTCTTCATCGCCGGAGCACTCACGTTCGCCGGGCCGGGAGACGCAACCGGGCGGTTCGTATCCAACTTTCAAGCTGAACCCGTCGGCATCGTTTCGGTTGCCGCGCTCGCCTTTATCACTTTCTTCGGATTCTCCGCTATCGCGGCCAGCGCAGGCGAAATTATCGAACCCAGGAAAACCGTCCCTAAGGCCATCGCGGCCAGCATCATCACCGTCACGGTCCTCTACACGTTCGTCATCGTTGCGATGGTGAACGCGCCGGTTCCCCGGTCGGTACTCGCGGAGGGGGAGACTGCGATGGGGACCGTTGCTGCGTCGTTTCTCGGCTCGTGGGGGCAGCTTCTCATCGTCGCCGGGGCGGTCTTCTCGATGGTGAGTGCCTCGAATGCCTCGATTCTCGCGGCCAGCGGAATTGGGTCACTAATGGGTCAACAGGGACATGGACCCCGCCGGTTCGCGTATCTTCACCCGGAGTATCGGACGCCGTTCTGGAGTATCACGATGGCGACGGCAACTATCGTCGGCCTCATCTTCGTGTTCATCACCCTGTTCTCCGAACAGGGGCTGACGGGCATTCACGCTCTCGGCCTCGAACCGCTCACCGGGTTCGCTACGTTCAACTTGCTGGTTCCTCTGGCCGTGGTCAACGGGACTCTCATTTACTCTCGGCGGAATCATCCCGACCTAGAACGGGGGTTCCGGATGCCGCTCGTCCCCCTTCTCCCAGTTGTGGGCATTCTGGCTAATCTGGCGCTCATAACGAATCTTCCGCCGGTCGGCGTCGCTGTCGGCGTCGGATTTGTTGTCGTCCTCGGTATCGCCTACATCGCCTGGGGGGGCGCACCCCATATCGAGGAACTCATCGAAGAGGTGGTGCCACCCCATCTCCCAACAGGGGTACCCACAGCTGTTGGACCGGTTGGATCCACCGAGGGAACCGAACCGGATTTGGGCGACCGGTTCACGATTCTCGTTTCCGTCGCTCGCCCCGACCGCGCGGTCTCATACGTACGACTCGCAACCGAACTTGCCCGAGCCCAAGACCGCAAACCGCTCGTGAAAGTCCTCAACGTGACTCATATCCCAGACCAGACGCCGAACGAGATGGTCCGCGACACGGCCGAAAAGCGGGCCGGAGATATCAAGGAGTTACTCGCGGAGGCCGATATCGGCGTCGAATACAGCGTCGAGGGACACATCTGCCGAGACATCGCGTTCGATATCGTCCAGACGGCGCGGAACGGACAGGTTGACCGAATCCTGATGGGTTACCCTGAGGAGAGCCAGAGCATCGCAGAAACAGTCGAGTACAGTGCTCCTTGCGGGGTCTTCTTCACCAGTAACGTGGACGCCATCGGAGAGCTCACAACAATCAACATCGGCGCGGGCGGCGGTCCGCATCATCTGGCGCTGTTACCGCTCGTGAACAAACTCGGTCAGCACGGAGACGAGATTCACGTTATCAGTATCGACCCACTATCAGGAGGCTTGAAGGAACCGGTCGATGAAACCATGGCGGCGCTCTCAGCCGTCGAATCCGTCCACGTTCACAACCTCACCGCAGACACGGTGGCAGAGGGTCTGGTGTCTGCTGCGGTGGGGAACGGCGGACTCCTCATCATCGGGGCAACTCGAGACCGGCGCCTCCGGCGGTGGGTCTTCGGGAGTACTCCTGACCGGGTCATCGATCTGGCCAGAGAGGCCAACGTCCCCGTGATTATTTACGCGAGTTCGAGCGGTGTCACCCGTCATATCGAGGACTATCTCTATCCGATCTATCGCTACCTCCACCGACATCTCGCGGAGCGACGACCGTTCCGGCGGTTCATCCGGACACCCGAGAAAACCTCGTAG
- a CDS encoding alpha/beta hydrolase — MTQDADSTRSERGRNPHEGQPIETAGAPPQAAEAAVVLLHGRGSSAQSILTLIDEFLHHGVMYLAPQAAHSAWYPRSIDAPVEDNEPWLSSALDRVSNALDTAAAAGIPSERTLLLGFSQGGCLASEFVARNPGRYGGLVVLSGSLLGPETGQNYDGSIDGTPVFLGCSDDDPYVAAERIHDSARVFEQLDGDVTSRLYDGLGHAINDDEIQMINTFIEQFV, encoded by the coding sequence ATGACACAAGACGCGGATTCGACGAGATCAGAAAGAGGCAGGAACCCGCACGAAGGGCAACCCATCGAAACAGCGGGTGCCCCGCCGCAAGCGGCCGAAGCGGCCGTGGTTCTGCTTCACGGTCGCGGATCGAGTGCACAGAGCATCCTCACGCTAATCGATGAGTTCCTTCATCACGGTGTGATGTATCTCGCCCCGCAAGCGGCCCACAGTGCGTGGTATCCCCGCTCAATCGATGCACCGGTCGAAGACAACGAACCGTGGCTCTCGTCAGCACTCGACCGCGTGTCGAATGCGCTCGACACGGCCGCGGCCGCCGGCATCCCATCGGAACGCACACTCCTGCTGGGCTTCTCGCAAGGCGGATGTCTCGCAAGCGAGTTCGTCGCGCGAAACCCCGGTCGCTACGGCGGACTCGTGGTGTTATCGGGAAGCCTGCTCGGACCAGAAACAGGACAGAACTACGATGGGTCCATCGATGGAACGCCGGTTTTCCTCGGATGCAGTGACGACGATCCGTACGTCGCCGCAGAGCGCATTCACGACTCGGCGCGCGTATTCGAGCAACTCGACGGCGACGTAACCAGTCGGCTCTACGACGGACTGGGACACGCGATCAACGACGACGAGATCCAGATGATCAATACGTTCATCGAACAGTTCGTCTAA
- a CDS encoding ring-cleaving dioxygenase codes for MLTDTPGIHHITGIVRNAQANVDFYTDVLGLRLVKQTVNFNEKFTRHLFYGDETGSPGTGLTFFPYPAEDDGRIGKPQISTAALVIPSNSVSYWRDRLTEHGVAIAEQTERFGETVLRFSDPDGTQLELVTGESSVDPWVNGTVPSQHAIRGIHGVTLLSTNVFVTASVLDTLGFELIEQEGDRVRYQAPGDRATVIDLLDRDVEFGREGAGSIHHVAVRVPEKEQLYEWHDLFREREYDVSRVKDRHFFHSLYVREPGGILFELATEQPGLTADADRDTLGESLFLPPWLEEDREMIESQLEPLERPPATESN; via the coding sequence GTGCTCACAGATACGCCCGGAATTCACCATATCACAGGCATCGTCCGCAACGCCCAGGCAAACGTTGACTTCTACACAGACGTGCTTGGCCTGCGCCTCGTCAAGCAGACGGTAAACTTCAACGAGAAGTTCACGCGTCACCTCTTCTACGGTGACGAAACCGGTTCGCCCGGAACCGGATTGACGTTCTTTCCATATCCTGCAGAGGACGACGGGCGGATCGGAAAGCCCCAGATCAGCACCGCTGCGCTGGTGATCCCATCGAACTCGGTATCCTACTGGCGAGACCGACTCACCGAACACGGCGTTGCTATCGCGGAACAAACAGAACGGTTCGGCGAGACGGTGCTTCGGTTCTCCGATCCAGACGGTACGCAACTCGAACTCGTCACGGGCGAGTCGTCTGTAGACCCGTGGGTGAACGGGACGGTCCCGTCTCAGCACGCGATTCGCGGCATCCACGGTGTGACGCTGCTCTCGACGAACGTCTTCGTCACCGCAAGCGTTCTAGACACACTGGGATTCGAACTCATCGAACAGGAGGGAGACCGGGTTCGGTATCAGGCACCGGGAGACCGTGCAACCGTCATCGATCTCCTCGACCGAGATGTCGAGTTCGGCCGCGAAGGGGCAGGGTCGATTCATCACGTCGCTGTGCGCGTCCCGGAGAAAGAGCAACTCTACGAGTGGCACGACCTCTTTCGGGAACGTGAGTACGACGTCTCGCGGGTGAAAGATAGACACTTCTTCCACTCGCTGTACGTCCGCGAACCCGGCGGCATCCTGTTCGAACTCGCAACGGAGCAGCCGGGACTCACAGCCGACGCCGACCGCGACACGCTCGGGGAGTCGCTGTTTCTCCCGCCGTGGCTCGAAGAAGACCGCGAGATGATCGAGAGCCAACTCGAACCGCTCGAACGGCCCCCTGCGACGGAGTCGAACTAA
- a CDS encoding winged helix-turn-helix transcriptional regulator: protein MSVPTDDSGVDETLSEEERRVVDSISNLGSQWRLLVLYDLQNSEKRFNELKRSTGASSRTLSRVLDDLQEMGHVERRLEEDAPVATYYSLTAKGASLCPVFDELEKWSKKWEADSAADVNSPE from the coding sequence ATGTCAGTACCAACGGACGATTCAGGAGTGGATGAAACGCTTAGCGAGGAAGAACGTCGAGTCGTCGATTCGATCAGCAACCTTGGATCGCAGTGGAGATTGCTTGTACTCTACGATCTCCAGAACAGTGAGAAGCGATTTAACGAGCTCAAGCGCTCGACTGGAGCGTCGAGCCGGACTCTCTCACGCGTCTTAGACGACCTCCAAGAGATGGGGCACGTAGAGCGCCGTCTCGAAGAAGATGCTCCTGTCGCAACGTACTACAGTCTCACTGCGAAGGGCGCATCGCTCTGTCCCGTATTCGACGAGCTAGAGAAGTGGTCGAAGAAATGGGAAGCGGACTCGGCTGCCGACGTCAACTCGCCCGAGTGA